Sequence from the Nocardiopsis sp. YSL2 genome:
GTCGGACATGGTCAGCAACCGGTCGTTGGCGGCCGCCACGACCTGCTCCAGCCGTGCGGCGAGCACGTACGCCGACAGCCGCACGCTGTCGGTGTTGTCCCCCGACGTGCCCGCGGCCAGGCCGCGCAGCCCTTCGGCCACCGCGTACCGGCGCAGCACCGGCGCGCAGCCCGCCAGACCCTCGGCCAGTTCCTCGCGCAGGGCGGCGAGACGGTCGGCCCGCTCCTGGAGCATGCTCCGCCAGGCGACCGCGCGGTCCGCGGCGGTGGCGGCGCGCTCGGCCGCCGCCTCCGCCGCGCCCAGATCCGGCACGGGGGCCGCACCGGCCGCGGTCAGCTCCGGGTCGGCCAGCACCGCCTCGGCCGCGGCCACCCCGTCGTCGTGGGCCCGGGCCCGCTCGCGCAGCTCGCGCCGCCGCGGCTCCTCCAGTGCGGCCTCCCGCACCTGGGCCTCGTCGTCGAAGCCGGACTCGGCACGGCGCCGTTCGGCGTCGGAGGCGGCCGCCCGCAGCTCCTCCGCGGCCAGGTCCCGGGTGTTGACGGCCTCCGTCGCCGCGCGCAGGAGGTCGGCCTCCTCGGAGAGCCGCGCGATGCGCTCCTCCAGCCCGGGGTCGTCTCCGCGCGCCCGGTCCAGCAGTGCGGTCAGCCGTGCGTGCTCCCCGGCGGCGCTCTCCCGGTGGGCCCGCACCTCCGACTCCTGTCGGGCCAGGTCGGCCTCGTGGGACCGTCCCCGCTCCAGTTCGGCGGTGAGCTGGTCCAGTGCCTCCTCCAGGCGCTGTGCCTCCCCGGCGGCGGTCCGCGCCTCGTCCAGGGCGGTGCGCAGGGACCGCTCCTCCTCCCGCGCGGCGGGAACGGTGCGCCCCTCGGCGCGTTCGGCGGCGGCCGTGCGGCGCTCGCGCAGTGCCACGACCGCGGACTCGGCCTCGGAACGGGCGGTCCCCGCGCGTTCGGCGTCGGTGTGGGCGGCCTTCTCCTCCTCCGCCGTCACCCGACCGCCCTGCGAGGGGCGGGCCGGGCGCGGGTGGTGCCCGGCGCCGCAGACCGCGCAGGGCTCGCCGTCGACCAGGTCGGCGGCCAGCTCCGCCGCCATGTGGGTGATCCGTCGCTCCCGCAGGTCCAGGGCGCGGTCGCGGGCGGCCTGGGCCGCGTCCACGGCCGCGCGGTGGCGCTCCTCGGCCGCCGCCAGGTCCGCGTCCAGGCGCTCGTGCTCGACGGCCGCGGTCCGGCGTCGCTCGGCGGCGGCCAGCGCGGCCTCGGCCGCCTCCGCCTGGCCGCCCAGCTCCCGTGCCCGGCGCAGTTCGACGGTGACCTTCTCGGTCCGCGCGGGAAGTTCGGCCAGGCGGGCGCGCACCCGGGCCAGCTCGGCCTCGATGCCGCCCAGCCGTCCGGTGAAGCGGGTGATGGCCTGCCCCAGCGACGTGCGCCGCTCGGCGTCGCCGCGCATCAGGTCCAGCCGCGCGAGCTCGTCGCGCCTGCGCTGCTCGGCGGCGCGCAGCAGGGCCTGCGGGCGTTCGCGACCGGGTTCGTCCGGACCCTGCGGTCCGTCGGCGGCGTCGGTGCGGTCGCCGACGCCGGTGTCGACGTCGGCCAGCCCGGAGACCAGGGACAGCTGGTCGGCCACGGCGATCTCGGCCTTGTCGAGTTCGGTGCGGCGGTGGTCGCGCGCCCGCAGGAACGGCAGAACCGCTTCGGCGCGCTCGGCCCGTGCCAGCCGGAGGTCGATCCGGGCCCGCTCCTCGGCGGCCCCGGCGAGCCGGGCGCGCCGCTCCCGTGCGGCGGCCAGCCGCTCCTGGCGGGCCCGGACCTCGCGGCTCTCGGCCAGCGCGCGCTGGGCCGACGCGCGCGCCTCGGTGAACCCGCTCGCCACGGCGTCGGCGTCCGCGGCGGTCGCACCGGTGACGCAGGCCAGTTCGGCCGCCCACGCCGACAGTTC
This genomic interval carries:
- a CDS encoding SMC family ATPase, encoding MRLHTLTVQAFGPFADTERVDFDRLGAGGLFLIHGATGAGKTSVLDAVCFALYGTLPGARGKDRSPKSDHAPLDRVPEVTLECTVRGRRVRIERRPRWERPKKRGTGTLTENAKVVVSERVNGRWEGVTTRPDEAGQFIGDLVGLTIDQFCQIAMLPQGDFARFLRARSDERRDSLERIFNTRVFRDVEDWFKGHANRLRREVETANDRVRAVAGRITEVGRSTAPDLPEELSAWAAELACVTGATAADADAVASGFTEARASAQRALAESREVRARQERLAAARERRARLAGAAEERARIDLRLARAERAEAVLPFLRARDHRRTELDKAEIAVADQLSLVSGLADVDTGVGDRTDAADGPQGPDEPGRERPQALLRAAEQRRRDELARLDLMRGDAERRTSLGQAITRFTGRLGGIEAELARVRARLAELPARTEKVTVELRRARELGGQAEAAEAALAAAERRRTAAVEHERLDADLAAAEERHRAAVDAAQAARDRALDLRERRITHMAAELAADLVDGEPCAVCGAGHHPRPARPSQGGRVTAEEEKAAHTDAERAGTARSEAESAVVALRERRTAAAERAEGRTVPAAREEERSLRTALDEARTAAGEAQRLEEALDQLTAELERGRSHEADLARQESEVRAHRESAAGEHARLTALLDRARGDDPGLEERIARLSEEADLLRAATEAVNTRDLAAEELRAAASDAERRRAESGFDDEAQVREAALEEPRRRELRERARAHDDGVAAAEAVLADPELTAAGAAPVPDLGAAEAAAERAATAADRAVAWRSMLQERADRLAALREELAEGLAGCAPVLRRYAVAEGLRGLAAGTSGDNTDSVRLSAYVLAARLEQVVAAANDRLLTMSDGRYELRYTVDKAAGDGRARSAGGLGMRVVDAWTGVERDPATLSGGETFFSSLALALGLGDVASAEAGGTEIDTLFVDEGFGTLDEDTLEEVLDVLDRLRDGGRAVGVVSHVADLRQRVTTQLKVVKGAAGSRLEHIG